From a single Microbacterium murale genomic region:
- a CDS encoding alpha/beta hydrolase, whose product MKKLAKRALVVVTAIGAMLAVGLTTTTVVHAVATEIESSEIEPYGQSVSVDGRDMNVLVAGNGPEDVVLLPGFGTASPVLDFEPLVADLSRDHRVIVVEPFGYGLSDGTDRERTTQNIVTEIHAALEALDVDNYVLMGHSIAGIYGIEFAARYPEEVTAFVGIDSSVPGQPNMDMQFPTGLLAAAKNLGLLRLAAAIAGDEGYSGPAYTERAREQIGMIANRNSLSPTYLDEMAHISSNFERALNTRFPSDLPLLLFVVADNVKNPDWLPLHERQALNANDGTVVPMDGEHYLHHTHAAEIADEFRAWEDEHVSQPE is encoded by the coding sequence ATGAAGAAGCTCGCGAAGAGAGCGCTGGTGGTTGTGACGGCCATCGGAGCAATGCTCGCGGTCGGTCTGACGACCACGACTGTTGTGCACGCAGTGGCAACCGAGATCGAAAGCAGTGAGATTGAGCCCTATGGCCAGAGCGTGTCCGTCGACGGGCGCGACATGAACGTCCTCGTCGCCGGGAACGGGCCGGAAGACGTCGTTCTTCTACCTGGTTTCGGCACAGCGTCTCCGGTGCTCGATTTCGAACCGCTTGTCGCTGACCTTTCCCGAGACCATCGTGTGATCGTGGTCGAACCCTTCGGCTACGGTCTGAGCGACGGCACCGATCGGGAGCGCACGACGCAGAACATCGTCACCGAGATTCACGCAGCGCTCGAGGCGTTGGACGTCGACAACTACGTGCTGATGGGACACTCCATTGCGGGCATCTACGGAATCGAGTTCGCTGCACGCTATCCAGAGGAGGTGACGGCCTTCGTCGGCATCGATTCGAGCGTCCCCGGGCAGCCGAACATGGACATGCAATTCCCCACCGGTCTGCTCGCGGCAGCGAAGAACCTCGGGTTGCTCCGCCTCGCTGCAGCAATCGCCGGCGACGAGGGCTACAGTGGCCCCGCGTACACCGAGCGTGCTCGTGAGCAGATCGGCATGATCGCCAATCGGAACTCGCTCAGCCCCACCTATCTCGACGAGATGGCTCACATCAGTTCGAACTTCGAACGCGCTCTCAACACGCGCTTCCCGTCGGACCTGCCGTTGCTCCTCTTCGTCGTGGCTGACAATGTGAAGAACCCTGACTGGCTCCCGCTGCACGAGCGGCAAGCACTGAATGCGAACGACGGCACGGTCGTGCCGATGGACGGCGAGCATTACCTCCACCACACCCACGCCGCCGAGATCGCCGATGAGTTCAGAGCCTGGGAGGACGAACACGTCTCGCAGCCGGAGTGA